A window of Marinobacter salarius contains these coding sequences:
- a CDS encoding AI-2E family transporter yields MNNDNEQPARSDLATPLNGIFALGILYTLYVAHQIVLPIVLAVLTSLLLFPLVKKAYDKAGIPRVLSSLVLIIVVIAGLAGVGATVATPALEWAQQAPQGISRLLMGESGIKSQIDKVNESAKKVEESMDELSKDEKTTTNTVVLKTDSWRNQLLNKARNGAAGLALALALTYFLLVGGDRIILNFVRQLPKRQRRNVLQIARDSQQQIAQYLAVLSLSNLLVGITTGLICWAVGLPDPAVWGLVAGLARFIPYLGVILTIILLAVVSATSLDTLWIMAIAPLGYLALTSTVGFFIEPWIHGFRMAINPVVIFVSIFFWGWLWGPVGVLLAVPLMTIIQVVLKQIPKLRPIYKVIAR; encoded by the coding sequence ATGAACAACGATAACGAACAACCCGCACGCTCAGATCTCGCGACACCACTGAATGGCATCTTTGCGCTCGGGATACTCTATACCCTCTACGTCGCCCACCAGATTGTCCTGCCAATTGTCCTCGCGGTCCTGACCAGCCTGCTGTTGTTTCCCCTTGTCAAAAAAGCCTATGACAAAGCCGGGATCCCAAGGGTGCTCAGCTCATTGGTGTTGATCATCGTGGTGATCGCTGGTCTGGCGGGTGTTGGGGCGACCGTCGCAACGCCTGCCCTGGAGTGGGCACAGCAGGCGCCACAGGGGATCTCTCGACTGCTCATGGGTGAGAGCGGCATAAAAAGCCAGATTGATAAGGTCAACGAATCGGCAAAGAAAGTGGAAGAGTCGATGGACGAACTATCCAAAGACGAGAAGACCACAACCAACACTGTCGTCCTGAAAACTGACTCTTGGCGAAACCAGCTACTGAACAAGGCCCGTAACGGTGCGGCCGGCCTCGCACTTGCGCTGGCCCTGACCTATTTCCTGCTCGTGGGTGGTGACCGCATCATCCTCAACTTTGTGCGACAACTCCCGAAGCGACAGCGCCGCAACGTGCTCCAGATTGCCCGCGATTCCCAGCAACAGATCGCCCAGTATCTGGCGGTACTCAGCCTCAGCAACCTGCTGGTTGGCATCACCACCGGGCTCATCTGCTGGGCAGTGGGGCTTCCGGACCCAGCCGTTTGGGGGCTCGTTGCCGGCTTGGCCAGATTCATCCCTTATCTGGGCGTTATCCTGACCATCATCCTGCTTGCGGTTGTGTCTGCCACCAGCCTCGACACACTCTGGATAATGGCCATCGCCCCGCTCGGCTATTTGGCTCTTACCTCTACCGTCGGGTTTTTCATAGAGCCCTGGATCCACGGTTTCCGCATGGCGATCAATCCCGTCGTCATCTTCGTGTCCATCTTCTTCTGGGGCTGGTTGTGGGGCCCGGTTGGCGTGTTGCTGGCGGTCCCCCTGATGACCATCATTCAGGTGGTCCTCAAACAAATCCCGAAACTGCGGCCGATTTACAAGGTTATTGCCCGGTAA
- a CDS encoding alcohol dehydrogenase catalytic domain-containing protein has product MIQKTMKAMLLTGHGGVEKLEYTEDVPIPTPGAGEVLVQVTATAKNNTDRKAREGLYPTKDKGDVTSFQMGGSATLTFPRVQGADVVGRIVAVGQGVEDTRIGQRGLLDFNLYADDRRNINLTPDYYGHGADGGFAEYIAVPSDQFHHVENADLADAELAAMGMCSYQTALHMLTSARIKAGEHILVTGASGGVGTALIQLCRIMGAIPYALSQRDKADPLLNLGAEAVLYRSDMDNFTDQVRSVTGGRPIDAVMDLAGGEMTDQFIDTMIFDMNSRGDYPRLSIAGASAGNVSEIMWTRIYLYQVQVFGVSHGTREEAEQLVAWIRSGQLKPVLHAAFRLSELHEAERYFVNRNSNYLGKIVIVPDAQWAEHGAPFALEKS; this is encoded by the coding sequence ATGATCCAGAAGACCATGAAAGCCATGCTGCTCACCGGCCACGGTGGCGTCGAGAAACTGGAATACACCGAAGACGTGCCCATCCCCACCCCTGGTGCGGGAGAGGTGCTCGTCCAGGTCACCGCCACCGCCAAGAACAACACCGACCGCAAAGCCCGGGAGGGTCTTTACCCCACCAAGGATAAAGGCGACGTAACCTCCTTCCAGATGGGAGGCTCAGCCACGCTGACGTTCCCAAGAGTTCAAGGCGCGGACGTTGTTGGGCGTATCGTCGCCGTGGGGCAGGGTGTTGAGGATACGCGGATCGGCCAACGAGGCCTGCTGGACTTTAACCTCTACGCCGACGACCGCCGGAATATCAACCTGACCCCGGACTACTACGGCCACGGCGCCGATGGTGGGTTCGCGGAATATATTGCTGTGCCTTCCGACCAATTTCACCATGTCGAGAATGCCGATCTGGCCGATGCCGAACTTGCCGCTATGGGCATGTGCTCCTATCAGACCGCCTTGCACATGCTCACATCCGCACGGATAAAAGCGGGCGAGCACATCCTTGTGACCGGTGCCAGTGGTGGCGTTGGCACCGCCCTTATCCAGCTTTGCCGCATCATGGGGGCGATTCCCTACGCGCTGAGCCAGCGTGATAAGGCCGACCCTCTGCTCAATCTGGGCGCCGAAGCCGTGCTGTACCGTTCCGACATGGACAACTTCACGGATCAGGTGCGGTCCGTCACTGGTGGTCGGCCGATAGACGCCGTGATGGACCTGGCCGGTGGCGAGATGACCGATCAGTTTATCGACACCATGATCTTCGACATGAACAGCCGCGGTGACTATCCAAGGCTCAGTATCGCCGGCGCCAGCGCCGGGAACGTCAGCGAAATCATGTGGACACGGATCTACCTGTATCAGGTGCAGGTGTTCGGCGTGTCACACGGCACCCGTGAAGAAGCGGAGCAATTGGTGGCCTGGATTCGCAGCGGTCAGCTGAAGCCGGTGCTGCACGCCGCTTTCAGACTTTCAGAGTTGCACGAAGCGGAACGCTACTTCGTCAATCGCAACAGCAACTATCTGGGAAAAATCGTAATCGTCCCGGATGCCCAATGGGCCGAGCATGGTGCCCCGTTTGCCCTGGAGAAGTCCTGA
- a CDS encoding YebC/PmpR family DNA-binding transcriptional regulator has product MGRAYQNRKDSMAKTAAAKTKVYSKYGREIYVCAKSGGPDPDANLSLRGLIDRAKKDQVPAHVIEKAIEKARGGAGEDFSPARYEGFGPGNCMAIVDCLTDNPNRTFGDVRLAFTKTKCKIGTQGSVSHMFDHCAILGFKGDDEEAALEALMMADVDVTDIEHEEGMITVFAPHTEYAKARQALQEAFEGLEFDVDEIQFLPQTTTTVEGDDIELFEKFMDMLNDLDDVQNVYHNAVIAD; this is encoded by the coding sequence ATGGGCAGAGCCTATCAAAACCGCAAAGACTCCATGGCCAAAACGGCCGCCGCCAAAACCAAGGTCTACAGTAAGTACGGCCGCGAAATCTATGTGTGCGCCAAGTCCGGCGGCCCGGACCCGGATGCAAACCTCAGCCTGCGTGGCCTGATCGACCGTGCCAAGAAAGATCAGGTGCCCGCGCACGTCATTGAGAAGGCCATCGAGAAAGCCCGGGGTGGCGCTGGTGAGGATTTCTCCCCTGCTCGCTATGAAGGATTCGGCCCCGGCAACTGCATGGCCATCGTGGATTGCCTGACCGACAACCCCAACCGTACCTTCGGCGACGTACGCCTGGCGTTTACCAAGACCAAGTGCAAGATCGGCACCCAGGGCAGCGTCAGCCATATGTTCGATCACTGCGCCATTCTCGGCTTCAAGGGCGACGACGAGGAAGCGGCTCTGGAAGCACTGATGATGGCGGATGTGGATGTCACTGACATTGAGCACGAAGAGGGTATGATTACTGTGTTCGCGCCCCACACCGAATACGCCAAGGCGCGACAGGCACTGCAGGAAGCGTTTGAAGGCCTGGAGTTTGACGTAGACGAGATCCAGTTCCTGCCCCAGACCACCACCACTGTCGAAGGCGACGACATTGAGCTGTTCGAGAAGTTTATGGACATGCTGAACGACCTCGATGACGTCCAGAATGTTTACCACAACGCAGTCATCGCAGACTGA
- a CDS encoding glutamine amidotransferase, protein MARVVILKTGNTYPSLLESFGDFDNWFLAGLDPELDLHVVDVTVDDLPGKPGNWDGIVVTGSPAMVSDRAPWSEGTAAWLAEAVTEEVPVLGVCYGHQLLAHALGGEAGYHPQGRETGTHQVELLDAAMDDPLFKGLPQTFPAQLTHRQSVLRLPENAVLLGRNEFEPHQAFRVGRCAWGIQFHPEFSAEVMRAYLKVQAPDLEKEGLDAKALIENVIDAPNATSLLGRFSRLVLNGLPVDH, encoded by the coding sequence TTGGCCAGGGTCGTCATACTCAAAACAGGTAATACCTACCCGTCCCTTCTGGAGTCGTTCGGGGATTTCGATAACTGGTTTTTGGCCGGGCTGGATCCGGAGCTCGACCTTCACGTAGTCGATGTTACGGTTGACGACCTACCGGGCAAACCCGGGAATTGGGACGGGATCGTGGTGACGGGATCACCAGCCATGGTCAGCGACCGGGCGCCCTGGAGTGAGGGCACTGCCGCGTGGCTAGCTGAGGCAGTGACGGAAGAGGTGCCAGTTCTGGGGGTCTGCTATGGCCATCAGCTGCTGGCCCACGCTCTGGGTGGTGAAGCAGGTTATCATCCACAAGGCCGGGAAACCGGCACCCATCAGGTAGAGTTGCTGGACGCTGCGATGGATGACCCTCTGTTTAAGGGGTTGCCCCAAACATTTCCGGCGCAATTGACGCATCGGCAATCCGTACTCAGGTTGCCGGAGAATGCCGTTCTCCTGGGCCGAAACGAGTTCGAACCGCACCAGGCCTTTCGTGTGGGCCGCTGCGCCTGGGGTATCCAGTTCCACCCGGAATTCTCAGCAGAGGTGATGCGGGCCTACCTCAAGGTGCAGGCACCCGATCTGGAAAAGGAAGGGCTCGATGCCAAGGCTCTGATTGAGAATGTGATCGACGCGCCCAATGCCACGTCCCTGCTCGGCCGCTTCTCCCGACTGGTGCTCAACGGCCTGCCAGTGGACCACTAA
- a CDS encoding tetratricopeptide repeat protein → MRSVRTSLIAAVSLLLFTGAPTVANSAEPDQQMGVAREMIQVLEAYAVYKMGQYDLAFERYQALAEAGSRQGMYNLGNMHAAGQGTAQSDSKAFEWYLRAAEAGDKLSMSEVAKAYEAGIGTRADPQLARHWRERAATED, encoded by the coding sequence ATGAGGTCCGTTCGAACATCGCTCATTGCAGCCGTGAGTTTGCTGCTGTTCACCGGAGCTCCGACAGTGGCAAACAGTGCCGAGCCGGATCAGCAGATGGGCGTGGCTCGGGAGATGATCCAGGTCCTGGAGGCCTATGCCGTCTACAAGATGGGCCAGTACGATCTGGCGTTCGAACGTTACCAGGCGCTTGCCGAAGCGGGGAGTCGGCAGGGTATGTATAACCTGGGCAATATGCACGCAGCCGGGCAAGGCACGGCACAGAGCGATTCGAAGGCTTTCGAGTGGTATCTGAGGGCAGCGGAGGCTGGCGACAAGCTGAGCATGTCCGAAGTGGCAAAGGCCTATGAAGCGGGCATTGGTACCAGGGCAGATCCGCAACTGGCCCGCCACTGGCGGGAGCGTGCCGCAACCGAAGATTGA
- a CDS encoding SRPBCC family protein: MANYKIEIDETFDVPRNRVFALFADHERFGKLLGAPVKRIRDSDQADPNGLGSIRKIGIGPIGLEETVITFEPGLLIEYTISSMSPIRNHIGRIRFDDAANGRTRVQYTISFDDIVPFTGKLVSSALDQGIRKGIRRVPKLA, translated from the coding sequence ATGGCGAACTACAAGATTGAAATTGACGAAACCTTTGATGTGCCGCGCAACCGTGTGTTTGCACTGTTTGCGGATCATGAGCGCTTCGGGAAGCTGTTGGGAGCACCAGTGAAGCGCATTCGCGACAGCGACCAGGCCGACCCCAACGGCCTTGGGTCCATCCGCAAGATCGGCATCGGCCCCATCGGCCTTGAAGAGACCGTCATTACCTTCGAGCCGGGGTTGCTTATTGAGTACACCATTTCCAGCATGAGCCCCATCCGCAACCATATCGGTCGCATCCGCTTCGACGATGCCGCCAATGGCAGGACTCGCGTCCAGTACACCATTTCCTTTGACGACATCGTGCCGTTCACCGGCAAACTGGTCAGCTCCGCTCTTGATCAGGGGATCCGTAAGGGCATCCGCAGGGTGCCCAAGTTGGCGTAA